A section of the Deltaproteobacteria bacterium genome encodes:
- a CDS encoding ATP-binding protein — translation MIERRLYNKVQASMKAYPVVGIIGSRQAGKTTLAKMVRDTIKKKSIYLDLELPSDQDKLFEPELYLGQFTDSLVIIDEIQRLPSLFPLLRALVDQRRVGGRFLILGSASPDLIRHASESLAGRIIYHELTPLNFEEIGYDEVNRLWLRGGYPLSYLARSNDASFTWRDSFIKTYLEMDIPQLGIHVPSAQLRRFWTMLAHSHAQLWNANRIAGSMGLSAPTIRRYLDILEDTFIVRQLQPYHANLKKRLIKSPKVYIRDSGMLHSLLRIRTLKDLQDHPSAGSSWEGLVIEQALGILPEGWQAFFYRTSAGAEIDLLLLDDKNKPIAIEIKYSAGARVSRGFWNAFEDLSCTRGFVIYAGEEFYPITKNVYALPLKDMEMIVRR, via the coding sequence ATGATAGAGAGACGTCTTTATAATAAAGTCCAAGCATCCATGAAAGCATATCCGGTTGTGGGTATTATCGGTTCACGGCAGGCAGGTAAGACAACGCTTGCAAAAATGGTCAGGGATACCATAAAGAAAAAGAGCATCTATCTTGACCTTGAACTGCCTTCTGATCAGGATAAATTGTTTGAGCCCGAGTTATATCTCGGTCAATTTACGGATTCCCTTGTGATCATAGATGAAATACAACGGTTGCCTTCTCTTTTCCCTCTTCTACGGGCATTGGTTGATCAGAGGAGGGTCGGAGGCAGGTTTCTTATCCTCGGTTCAGCTTCGCCGGATTTGATTCGACATGCCTCTGAAAGCCTTGCAGGCCGAATAATATACCATGAATTAACGCCTCTTAATTTTGAGGAAATAGGATATGATGAAGTCAACAGGCTCTGGCTCAGGGGTGGGTATCCGCTCAGTTATCTGGCGAGATCAAACGATGCCAGCTTTACATGGCGGGATTCTTTTATAAAGACCTATCTGGAGATGGATATCCCTCAGCTTGGAATACATGTCCCCTCCGCGCAGTTAAGGAGATTCTGGACAATGCTCGCGCACTCCCACGCGCAACTCTGGAATGCAAACCGGATAGCAGGCAGTATGGGATTGTCAGCCCCGACCATCAGAAGATATTTAGACATACTTGAAGACACTTTTATTGTGAGGCAATTGCAGCCTTATCATGCCAATCTGAAAAAGAGGTTGATAAAGTCCCCGAAGGTCTATATCCGTGATTCAGGCATGCTTCATTCATTGCTGAGGATCAGGACATTGAAAGACCTGCAGGATCATCCATCGGCAGGAAGCTCATGGGAAGGACTGGTAATAGAACAGGCGCTTGGGATTTTGCCTGAAGGCTGGCAGGCGTTTTTCTACCGCACAAGTGCAGGGGCTGAAATAGATCTGCTGCTTCTGGATGATAAGAATAAACCGATAGCTATCGAGATCAAGTATTCAGCCGGAGCCAGGGTCTCGCGGGGGTTCTGGAATGCCTTTGAGGATTTGTCGTGTACAAGGGGTTTTGTCATCTATGCCGGCGAAGAATTCTATCCCATAACGAAAAATGTCTATGCTTTGCCCCTGAAAGAT
- a CDS encoding radical SAM protein, with protein MSSKLIAKAKKLLAQETRTWPSGQPSFPNGFGEKLSIALAYPHRYYTAMSNLGFQTVHRLFNEQPNTVCQRVFLPDPEDVAEYRRTETPLFSLESQQPVRSFDILAFSISYENDYPHLLQMMELARIPLRSQERTGADPLVMAGGATVLMNPEPLADFVDFFVIGEAEVIAGPLIQVLREGKVQGKPKEELLHELMTIEGIYVPQFYSVTYRPEGTIESWIPRETAPPRVKRVWLKNLNSSLTVSSLLTPNTELSGMFLLELSRGCHRRCRFCAGCYTYFPHRVRDGPLLQEMALRASGPGTKVGLVGAAISDYPDLLSLGREILHSQRTLSFSSLRVDSLTPELADLIYDSGQKTITLAPEAGSERMRRIIRKGFTEQEIIHAAEILTDRGIRSFRLYFMIGLPEEKTEDIKGIVDLTKKIRHHIRERSRGKKGAERILLSLNPFVPKPGTPFQWHPFEDVRNLNEKIKMVQRGLRQEKGVSVAADVPKWSYLQTLLSRGDRRVGRFLLAAHGLGGNWPQAYRSVDVNPDFYVYRKRAWEEVFPWDFIDHGINKELLWAEYQQAFKE; from the coding sequence GTGTCCAGCAAATTGATTGCCAAAGCAAAAAAACTTCTTGCCCAAGAGACGAGAACTTGGCCATCCGGGCAGCCGTCGTTTCCCAATGGCTTTGGGGAAAAGTTATCCATTGCTCTGGCCTATCCCCACCGGTATTACACGGCCATGTCCAACTTAGGTTTTCAGACCGTTCATCGGCTCTTCAACGAACAGCCCAACACGGTATGCCAGCGAGTTTTTTTGCCCGATCCAGAAGATGTTGCCGAATATCGCCGGACGGAAACCCCACTCTTTTCTCTGGAGTCTCAACAGCCGGTCCGTAGCTTTGATATCCTGGCCTTTTCCATCTCTTACGAGAATGATTATCCCCACCTCCTCCAGATGATGGAATTGGCCAGGATTCCTTTGCGCAGCCAAGAGCGAACGGGAGCGGATCCGCTGGTTATGGCGGGAGGAGCGACCGTATTGATGAACCCCGAACCCCTGGCGGACTTTGTGGATTTTTTTGTCATCGGGGAAGCCGAAGTAATTGCGGGTCCGCTAATACAGGTTTTGCGAGAAGGGAAAGTACAGGGCAAGCCTAAAGAAGAACTGTTGCATGAATTGATGACTATAGAAGGGATCTACGTTCCGCAATTTTATTCCGTAACCTACCGGCCGGAGGGAACGATTGAGTCTTGGATCCCCCGGGAAACCGCTCCGCCCCGGGTGAAGAGGGTCTGGCTTAAAAATCTGAATAGCTCCTTGACGGTTTCCTCGCTGTTAACCCCCAACACGGAGCTTTCCGGCATGTTTCTACTGGAGCTGAGTCGGGGTTGCCATCGGCGTTGTCGTTTTTGCGCCGGCTGTTACACCTATTTCCCCCACCGCGTGCGGGATGGTCCCCTCCTCCAAGAGATGGCCTTGAGAGCTTCAGGCCCGGGGACCAAAGTCGGGCTGGTTGGTGCGGCCATCTCGGATTACCCCGACCTCCTTTCTCTCGGACGAGAGATCCTCCATTCCCAGCGAACCCTTTCCTTTTCCTCCCTGCGAGTCGATTCCCTTACCCCTGAACTGGCTGATCTGATTTATGATAGCGGGCAGAAGACCATTACCCTGGCCCCAGAAGCTGGCTCGGAAAGGATGCGCAGGATTATCCGCAAGGGGTTTACAGAACAGGAAATCATTCACGCTGCCGAGATTTTAACCGATCGGGGAATTCGCAGCTTTCGCCTTTACTTTATGATCGGTCTGCCAGAGGAAAAAACGGAAGATATCAAAGGGATTGTGGACTTAACCAAGAAGATCCGCCATCATATCCGGGAAAGAAGTCGAGGGAAAAAGGGGGCAGAAAGAATTCTCCTCAGCCTTAACCCCTTCGTTCCCAAGCCTGGCACTCCCTTCCAATGGCATCCTTTTGAGGATGTTCGCAATTTAAACGAAAAAATCAAGATGGTGCAAAGAGGACTTCGCCAGGAGAAAGGGGTTTCGGTCGCGGCTGACGTACCCAAGTGGTCTTACTTGCAAACCCTTTTATCCCGCGGCGATCGGCGAGTTGGGAGATTCCTGCTGGCTGCCCACGGTCTCGGGGGAAACTGGCCGCAGGCCTACCGCTCCGTGGATGTGAACCCTGATTTTTATGTTTACCGGAAACGAGCTTGGGAAGAGGTTTTCCCCTGGGACTTTATCGACCATGGGATCAACAAAGAATTGCTCTGGGCGGAATACCAACAAGCTTTCAAAGAGTGA